Proteins from a genomic interval of Microbacterium imperiale:
- the uvrB gene encoding excinuclease ABC subunit UvrB encodes MQTTRSVRPFEVVSEYVPSGDQPQAIAELAARINAGETDVVLLGATGTGKSATTAWLIEQVQRPTLVMAHNKTLAAQLANEFRDLMPNNAVEYFVSYYDYYQPEAYVPQTDTFIEKDSSINAEVERLRHSTTNSLLSRRDVVVVSTVSCIYGLGAPEEYLRAMVALQVGERYDRDALIRKFIAMQYNRNDVDFSRGNFRVRGDTIEIIPVYEEYAIRIELFGDEIEALYMLHPLTGDVVQKMDSVPVFPASHYVAGTETVQRAIGTIEHELEQRLKEFESQGKLLEAQRLRMRTTFDLEMLQQLGFCSGIENYSRHLDGRMPGDPPHTLLDFFPDDFLLVIDESHVTVPQIGAMYEGDASRKRTLVDHGFRLPSAMDNRPLRFDEFKERVGQAVYLSATPGRYEMGIADGVVEQIIRPTGLVDPEIIIKPSKGQIDDLLEEIRVRVERDERVLVTTLTKKMAEELTDFLGEHGVRVRYLHSDVDTLRRVELLTELRQGVYDVLVGINLLREGLDLPEVSLVAILDADKEGFLRSGTSLIQTIGRAARNVSGQVHMYADKITDSMSAAIEETERRREKQIAYNTEHGIDPQPLRKKIADITDALAREASDTRDMLNGKASARNKSGKGKSPTPQLRREGLAAEGAQQLEATIEDLSQQMLAAAAELKFELAGRLRDEVQDLKKELRAMERAGHA; translated from the coding sequence ATGCAGACGACGCGCTCCGTGCGGCCCTTCGAGGTCGTCAGCGAATACGTTCCCAGTGGTGACCAGCCCCAGGCCATCGCCGAGCTGGCAGCGCGCATCAACGCCGGTGAAACGGATGTCGTCCTGCTCGGCGCCACCGGTACCGGCAAGTCCGCGACGACGGCCTGGCTCATCGAGCAGGTCCAGCGGCCCACGCTCGTGATGGCGCACAACAAGACCCTCGCTGCGCAGCTGGCCAACGAGTTCCGCGATCTGATGCCGAACAACGCGGTCGAGTACTTCGTCAGCTATTACGACTACTACCAGCCAGAGGCATACGTCCCGCAGACGGACACCTTCATCGAGAAGGACTCGTCGATCAACGCGGAGGTCGAGCGTCTGCGCCACTCGACGACCAACTCGCTGCTGAGCCGCCGCGACGTCGTCGTGGTCAGCACGGTGTCGTGCATCTACGGCCTCGGCGCGCCCGAGGAGTATCTGCGGGCCATGGTGGCGCTGCAGGTGGGGGAGCGGTACGACCGCGACGCCCTCATCCGCAAGTTCATCGCGATGCAGTACAACCGCAACGACGTCGACTTCTCGCGCGGGAACTTCCGCGTTCGCGGCGACACGATCGAGATCATCCCGGTGTACGAGGAGTACGCGATCCGCATCGAGCTGTTCGGCGACGAGATCGAGGCGCTGTACATGCTGCACCCGCTCACCGGCGACGTCGTGCAGAAGATGGACAGCGTGCCCGTGTTCCCGGCATCCCACTACGTGGCGGGAACCGAGACGGTGCAGCGCGCCATCGGCACCATCGAGCACGAGCTCGAGCAGCGGCTGAAGGAGTTCGAGAGCCAGGGCAAGCTGCTCGAAGCGCAGCGTCTGCGCATGCGCACCACGTTCGACCTCGAGATGCTGCAGCAGCTGGGGTTCTGCTCGGGCATCGAGAACTACTCGCGGCATCTCGACGGCCGCATGCCCGGCGACCCGCCGCACACCCTGCTCGACTTCTTCCCCGACGACTTCCTCCTCGTCATCGACGAGTCGCACGTCACCGTCCCGCAGATCGGAGCGATGTACGAGGGCGACGCTTCGCGCAAGCGGACGCTCGTCGACCACGGCTTCCGTCTCCCGAGCGCGATGGACAACCGGCCGCTTCGCTTCGACGAGTTCAAGGAGCGCGTGGGGCAGGCGGTCTACCTCTCGGCCACGCCGGGCCGGTACGAGATGGGCATCGCCGACGGCGTGGTCGAACAGATCATCCGCCCGACCGGTCTGGTCGATCCCGAGATCATCATCAAGCCGTCCAAGGGGCAGATCGACGACCTGCTCGAAGAGATCCGAGTGCGGGTCGAGCGGGACGAGCGGGTGCTCGTGACGACGCTGACGAAGAAGATGGCGGAAGAGCTGACCGACTTCCTGGGCGAGCACGGCGTGCGCGTCCGCTACCTCCACTCCGATGTCGACACGCTGCGGCGCGTCGAGCTGCTGACCGAGCTGCGCCAGGGCGTGTACGACGTCCTGGTCGGCATCAACCTGCTGCGCGAAGGCCTCGACCTGCCGGAGGTCTCGCTCGTGGCGATCCTCGACGCCGACAAGGAGGGCTTCCTCCGATCCGGGACGTCGCTCATCCAGACCATCGGTCGTGCCGCGCGCAACGTGTCGGGTCAGGTGCACATGTACGCCGACAAGATCACCGATTCGATGAGTGCCGCGATCGAGGAGACCGAGCGCCGGCGAGAGAAGCAGATCGCCTACAACACGGAGCATGGCATCGATCCGCAGCCCCTGCGCAAGAAGATCGCCGACATCACCGACGCACTCGCGCGCGAGGCATCCGACACCCGCGACATGCTCAACGGCAAGGCCAGCGCGCGCAACAAGTCGGGCAAGGGGAAGAGCCCGACGCCGCAGCTGCGCCGCGAGGGGCTGGCTGCCGAGGGTGCGCAGCAGCTCGAGGCGACCATCGAGGATCTGTCGCAGCAGATGCTCGCTGCCGCCGCCGAGCTGAAGTTCGAGCTCGCCGGCCGCCTGCGTGACGAGGTCCAGGACCTCAAGAAGGAGCTGCGGGCGATGGAGCGCGCCGGCCACGCCTGA
- the rpsA gene encoding 30S ribosomal protein S1, producing MTNATTAPATKQVAINDIGSAEDFLAAVEKTLKFFNDGDLIEGTVVKIDRDEVLLDVGYKTEGVIPSRELSIKHDVDPNEVVKVGDEVEALVLQKEDKEGRLILSKKRAQYERAWGDVEKIKENDGVVTGSVIEVVKGGLIVDIGLRGFLPASLIELRRVRDLTPYLGQEIEAKILELDKNRNNVVLSRRALLEQTQSESRTTFLNNLHKGQVRKGVVSSIVNFGAFVDLGGVDGLVHVSELSWKHIEHASEVVEVGQEVTVEILEVDLDRERVSLSLKATQEDPWQVFARTHAIGQVAPGKVTKLVPFGAFVRVADGIEGLVHISELSGKHVELAEQVVSVGEEVFVKIIDIDLERRRISLSLKQANESVDPYGTEFDPALYGMVTEYDENGEYKYPEGFDPETNQWKEGFDEQRLAWEAEYAAAQGRWEAHKAAVAKALEAEAAAPADNGSSFSSDVQSASTGGGTLADDEALAALREKLSGR from the coding sequence ATGACTAACGCAACGACCGCCCCGGCCACCAAGCAGGTCGCTATCAACGACATCGGATCTGCTGAGGACTTCCTGGCCGCGGTCGAGAAGACTCTGAAGTTCTTCAACGACGGCGACCTCATCGAAGGCACCGTGGTGAAGATCGACCGCGACGAGGTCCTCCTCGACGTCGGTTACAAGACCGAGGGTGTCATTCCCTCGCGCGAGCTTTCCATCAAGCACGACGTCGACCCCAACGAGGTCGTCAAGGTCGGCGACGAGGTCGAAGCCCTCGTTCTCCAGAAGGAGGACAAGGAAGGCCGCCTCATCCTCTCCAAGAAGCGCGCGCAGTACGAGCGCGCCTGGGGCGACGTCGAGAAGATCAAGGAGAACGACGGTGTCGTCACCGGCTCCGTGATCGAGGTCGTCAAGGGTGGCCTCATCGTCGACATCGGCCTCCGCGGCTTCCTTCCCGCGTCGCTCATCGAGCTGCGCCGTGTCCGCGACCTCACGCCGTACCTCGGCCAGGAGATCGAGGCGAAGATCCTCGAGCTCGACAAGAACCGCAACAACGTCGTGCTCTCGCGCCGCGCTCTGCTCGAGCAGACGCAGTCCGAGTCGCGCACCACGTTCCTCAACAACCTGCACAAGGGTCAGGTTCGCAAGGGTGTCGTCTCGTCGATCGTCAACTTCGGTGCGTTCGTCGACCTCGGTGGCGTGGACGGTCTCGTTCACGTCTCGGAGCTGTCGTGGAAGCACATCGAGCACGCGTCCGAGGTCGTCGAGGTCGGCCAGGAGGTCACCGTCGAGATCCTCGAGGTCGACCTGGACCGCGAGCGCGTCTCGCTGTCGCTGAAGGCGACGCAGGAGGACCCGTGGCAGGTCTTCGCCCGCACGCACGCGATCGGCCAGGTCGCTCCGGGCAAGGTCACCAAGCTCGTCCCGTTCGGCGCGTTCGTCCGCGTCGCGGACGGCATCGAGGGCCTCGTGCACATCTCCGAGCTCTCGGGTAAGCACGTCGAGCTCGCCGAGCAGGTCGTGTCGGTCGGCGAAGAGGTCTTCGTCAAGATCATCGACATCGACCTCGAGCGTCGTCGCATCTCGCTCTCGCTCAAGCAGGCGAACGAGTCGGTCGACCCCTACGGCACCGAGTTCGACCCCGCCCTCTACGGCATGGTCACCGAGTACGACGAGAACGGGGAGTACAAGTACCCCGAGGGCTTCGACCCGGAGACCAACCAGTGGAAGGAAGGCTTCGATGAGCAGCGTCTGGCCTGGGAGGCCGAGTACGCCGCGGCCCAGGGTCGCTGGGAGGCCCACAAGGCCGCCGTGGCCAAGGCCCTCGAGGCCGAGGCCGCTGCTCCGGCGGACAACGGCTCGTCGTTCTCGTCGGACGTCCAGTCCGCGAGCACCGGCGGCGGCACGCTGGCCGACGACGAGGCTCTCGCCGCTCTGCGTGAGAAGCTGTCGGGTCGCTGA
- a CDS encoding response regulator transcription factor: protein MERTAVVVEDQADIRSLLTAILESSGYAVHGAENGLDAVELIRSVSPDVTTLDVNIPGIDGFEVARRVREFSDTYIIFISAFVEAGDAERGRAAGGDEYLGKPFRPRDLKARLAAIPSHRRRESSPVITDPISAAAPTEPARVSFADLAVEQGVLRVADLEIGVAPVEASVLRQLVAANGRARTKEEIAVALRARSRAEAADADEVRAVERAVEGLRRAVSAAGSTTQIASDQGTGYRLVAG, encoded by the coding sequence GTGGAGCGCACCGCCGTCGTCGTCGAAGACCAGGCCGACATCCGGAGTCTGCTGACGGCGATCCTGGAGTCCAGCGGCTACGCCGTGCACGGCGCCGAGAACGGCCTCGACGCGGTGGAGCTCATCCGTTCCGTATCGCCGGATGTCACGACGCTCGACGTCAACATTCCCGGCATCGACGGGTTCGAGGTGGCCCGACGGGTTCGCGAGTTCAGCGACACCTACATCATCTTCATCTCCGCCTTCGTCGAAGCGGGCGACGCGGAGCGCGGTCGCGCCGCCGGCGGTGACGAGTACCTCGGCAAGCCGTTCCGACCCCGCGATCTCAAAGCCCGGCTCGCCGCCATCCCGTCGCATCGCCGACGCGAGAGCTCTCCCGTCATCACCGATCCGATCAGCGCGGCGGCGCCGACCGAGCCGGCGCGCGTGAGCTTCGCCGATCTGGCCGTCGAACAGGGCGTGCTGCGTGTCGCCGACCTCGAGATCGGTGTCGCTCCGGTCGAGGCATCGGTGCTGCGTCAGCTCGTGGCGGCCAACGGACGCGCCCGCACGAAGGAGGAGATCGCGGTGGCTTTGCGCGCGCGCTCCCGGGCGGAAGCGGCCGATGCGGACGAGGTCCGAGCGGTCGAACGCGCTGTCGAGGGACTCCGTCGTGCCGTGAGCGCTGCGGGCTCGACGACGCAGATCGCCTCGGATCAGGGCACCGGGTACCGCCTCGTCGCGGGCTGA
- a CDS encoding diguanylate cyclase domain-containing protein gives MIDQFSVSLVTAVVVLVCAVLFVFDTLLRRPDQSGRFWAAGFLGAVLTTLFYVVWAAQPDTSWAVVGGNTSSVVGTGLMWLGCRGYNHRPVVLPGIAVAVGGAATAVAALAEFGTGGDDWSGAFVMFIGLSVFAAAAAVECFRRALGASRTALPLGIVFGIESLFYGARVVIVATQGYGETFHTWVGTVATSILTVVLSITAVVTVSILRAGRVGLRGSDRSEGGENAAGGILSETAFASALTNNARRAEARRELLAVSVIELEGLEYISTAFGLDVRDEVVRTWRATMTENAPTLAVIGETGTERIGVITVVASALDARRQAMTLYRSLFQSLASVEGGVLPAIGIGVALSDAGGYDPDRLVELASSAAVRASSGVASAVLLAEPV, from the coding sequence ATGATCGACCAGTTCTCCGTCTCGCTCGTGACGGCCGTCGTCGTGCTGGTGTGCGCGGTGCTGTTCGTGTTCGACACCCTGCTTCGCCGCCCCGACCAGAGCGGACGGTTCTGGGCGGCCGGTTTTCTGGGTGCGGTGCTGACGACCTTGTTCTACGTCGTGTGGGCCGCGCAGCCGGACACCTCGTGGGCGGTCGTCGGCGGCAACACCTCCTCCGTCGTGGGCACCGGCCTGATGTGGCTCGGATGCCGCGGCTACAACCACCGCCCGGTGGTCCTGCCCGGCATCGCGGTCGCCGTCGGTGGTGCCGCGACCGCCGTTGCCGCCCTCGCGGAGTTCGGGACGGGTGGCGACGACTGGTCCGGAGCGTTCGTGATGTTCATCGGGCTGAGCGTCTTCGCTGCGGCGGCGGCCGTGGAGTGCTTCCGTCGGGCCCTCGGCGCCTCGAGAACCGCTCTCCCGCTCGGGATCGTGTTCGGCATCGAGTCACTGTTCTACGGTGCGCGTGTCGTGATCGTCGCGACCCAGGGGTACGGCGAGACGTTCCACACCTGGGTGGGCACGGTCGCCACCAGCATCCTGACCGTGGTCCTGTCGATCACCGCTGTGGTGACCGTGTCGATCCTGCGGGCCGGCCGTGTCGGTCTGCGGGGGAGCGATCGCTCCGAGGGCGGCGAGAATGCGGCCGGCGGCATCCTGTCCGAGACCGCGTTCGCCTCGGCGCTGACGAACAACGCGCGACGTGCCGAAGCGCGCCGGGAGCTGCTCGCGGTCTCGGTGATCGAGCTCGAGGGCCTGGAGTACATCTCGACGGCGTTCGGACTGGACGTGCGCGACGAGGTCGTGCGGACTTGGCGTGCGACGATGACCGAGAATGCGCCGACGCTCGCCGTGATCGGCGAGACCGGTACGGAGCGGATCGGCGTCATCACGGTCGTGGCGTCGGCGCTCGACGCCAGACGGCAGGCGATGACGCTGTACCGCTCGCTGTTCCAGTCGCTCGCGTCTGTCGAGGGCGGCGTGCTTCCCGCCATCGGGATCGGTGTCGCGTTGAGCGACGCGGGGGGTTACGATCCCGACCGGCTCGTCGAGCTCGCCTCATCAGCCGCGGTCCGTGCGTCGTCGGGCGTCGCGTCGGCGGTGCTCCTGGCCGAGCCCGTCTGA
- a CDS encoding PHP domain-containing protein: protein MNPIDALTEIAELLERERSSRYKSKAFRAAAETIRALTDAQLDDTASLRRRPGIGERTLEVIVEARAGRVPGYLADLRERRGVVPAGELRRRLRGDLHSHSEWSDGLTPIDEMVAAARALGHEYLALTDHSPRLRVARGLSPERLREQLEVVAGMSGDGFTLLSGIEVDILDDGSLDQEDELLRQLDVVVASAHSKLRMPRSAMTRRLVAAASDPRVDVLGHVTGRLVEGSRGTRPPSDFDPAPVFAACAKAGVAVEINSRPERQDPPDELIAQALEAGCLFSIDSDAHAPGQLSLIDYGAARAEQLGVPADRIVTTWPLERLREWTGRDRG from the coding sequence ATGAACCCCATCGACGCTCTGACCGAGATCGCGGAGCTCCTCGAGCGCGAGCGGTCATCGCGCTACAAGTCGAAGGCCTTCCGGGCGGCAGCCGAGACCATTCGCGCGCTGACCGACGCGCAACTCGACGACACCGCGTCGCTGCGGCGACGACCGGGCATCGGGGAGCGGACGCTCGAGGTCATCGTCGAAGCCCGCGCCGGCCGGGTGCCCGGTTACCTGGCCGATCTGCGCGAGCGTCGCGGCGTGGTGCCGGCCGGCGAGCTGCGGCGGCGGCTGCGCGGCGATCTGCACAGTCACTCCGAGTGGTCTGACGGACTGACACCCATCGACGAGATGGTCGCGGCAGCCCGGGCGCTCGGTCACGAATACCTCGCGCTGACGGATCATTCGCCGAGGCTGCGTGTGGCGCGCGGCCTCTCGCCCGAGCGGCTCCGCGAGCAGCTGGAGGTCGTGGCCGGCATGAGCGGCGATGGGTTCACGCTGCTCAGCGGCATCGAGGTCGACATCCTCGACGACGGGTCGCTCGATCAGGAGGACGAGCTGCTTCGCCAGCTCGACGTGGTCGTCGCGTCGGCGCATTCGAAGCTGCGGATGCCGCGGTCGGCCATGACGCGACGCCTCGTGGCGGCGGCATCCGATCCGCGCGTGGACGTTCTCGGACACGTGACGGGGCGGTTGGTCGAGGGCAGCCGGGGCACGCGTCCGCCGTCGGACTTCGATCCCGCGCCGGTCTTCGCGGCGTGCGCGAAGGCGGGGGTGGCGGTGGAGATCAACTCGCGCCCGGAGCGTCAGGATCCGCCCGACGAGCTGATCGCGCAGGCGCTGGAGGCCGGGTGTCTGTTCAGCATCGACTCGGATGCCCATGCTCCCGGGCAACTGTCGCTCATCGATTACGGAGCGGCTCGGGCAGAGCAGCTCGGTGTTCCCGCTGATCGGATCGTGACGACCTGGCCCCTCGAACGACTGCGCGAGTGGACGGGGCGCGACCGGGGCTGA
- a CDS encoding MarR family winged helix-turn-helix transcriptional regulator produces the protein MDSPEDLLALENQLCFALVTAARNVVGIYRPVLEPLGLTHPQYLVMLALWERSPQALRELAADLAMEPATLSPLVKRLEAQGLVTRGRRAADERVLEIGLTDAGRRLRAEALEVPGRVMAAVGMTTEQIAALRDALAPFAGRRSR, from the coding sequence GTGGACTCACCCGAGGATCTGCTCGCGCTCGAGAACCAGTTGTGTTTCGCGCTGGTCACTGCCGCGCGCAATGTGGTCGGGATCTACCGGCCCGTGCTCGAACCGCTCGGGCTGACGCATCCGCAGTACCTCGTCATGCTGGCGCTGTGGGAGCGTTCGCCGCAAGCGCTCCGCGAGCTCGCGGCCGACCTCGCGATGGAGCCGGCGACGCTGTCGCCGTTGGTGAAACGACTCGAGGCGCAGGGTCTCGTCACGCGTGGGCGCCGCGCGGCCGACGAGCGCGTGCTCGAGATCGGTCTGACCGACGCCGGCCGCCGGCTCCGCGCGGAGGCGCTCGAGGTTCCGGGACGCGTGATGGCGGCCGTCGGGATGACCACGGAGCAGATCGCCGCCCTGCGTGACGCGCTCGCGCCCTTCGCCGGACGTCGCTCGCGCTGA
- a CDS encoding sensor histidine kinase, with protein MRIRQVLDNLLSNAVKYNRPGGRVSVATSVGDQWSIIAVQDSGVGLNEEDLGSVFQRYYRGVAVRDSAVAGNGLGLAISRDIVRRHGGDITVSSVLGVGSTFTVTLPTRRPGAGA; from the coding sequence GTGCGAATCCGACAGGTCCTCGACAACCTGCTCTCGAACGCGGTGAAGTACAACCGACCCGGCGGGCGGGTGTCGGTCGCCACGTCCGTCGGTGACCAGTGGTCCATCATCGCCGTGCAGGATTCCGGCGTCGGGCTCAACGAGGAGGACCTCGGTTCGGTGTTCCAGCGTTACTACCGCGGCGTCGCCGTCCGCGATTCCGCGGTGGCCGGCAACGGTCTCGGCCTCGCCATCAGCCGCGACATCGTGCGTCGCCACGGTGGCGACATCACCGTCAGCAGTGTGCTGGGTGTGGGCTCCACCTTCACCGTGACACTGCCGACGCGGCGACCGGGAGCAGGCGCATGA
- a CDS encoding 5'-3' exonuclease: MSDRLMLLDSASLYFRAFFGVPDTVQAPDGRPVNAVRGFLDMIAKLVSTYEPTELVACWDDDWRPQWRVDLVPTYKTHRVAQPVAAGPDVEVVPDPLEAQVPIIREALEALGIPIVGAAEHEADDVIGSLATQSRLPVDVVTGDRDLFQLVDDARGIRVIYTGRGMSNLDVLTDDAIIAKYNVRPDQYADFATMRGDASDGLPGVAGVGDKTAAALLAAHGDLDGILAAAERGEGMTAGVRAKIAAASDYLAVAPQVVRVVRDLELGPVDARIRATGQDVVDDLAARWALGTAATRAAKALRARA; this comes from the coding sequence ATGAGCGACCGCCTCATGCTGCTCGACAGCGCATCCCTGTACTTCCGTGCGTTCTTCGGCGTCCCCGACACCGTCCAGGCTCCCGACGGGCGGCCGGTGAACGCCGTGCGCGGTTTCCTCGACATGATCGCGAAGCTCGTCAGCACGTACGAGCCGACTGAGCTCGTCGCATGCTGGGATGACGACTGGCGGCCGCAGTGGCGCGTCGACCTGGTCCCCACCTACAAGACGCATCGGGTCGCCCAGCCGGTCGCAGCCGGTCCCGACGTGGAGGTCGTTCCCGACCCGCTCGAGGCCCAGGTGCCGATCATCCGCGAGGCGCTCGAAGCGCTCGGCATCCCGATCGTCGGAGCGGCGGAGCACGAAGCCGACGACGTGATCGGCAGCCTCGCGACGCAGTCTCGGCTGCCCGTCGACGTCGTCACCGGCGACCGCGATCTGTTCCAGCTGGTCGACGACGCCCGCGGCATCCGCGTCATCTACACGGGCCGCGGCATGAGCAACCTCGATGTCCTCACCGATGACGCGATCATCGCCAAGTACAACGTGCGGCCGGACCAGTACGCCGACTTCGCCACGATGCGCGGCGACGCATCCGACGGGCTGCCGGGCGTGGCCGGAGTCGGCGACAAGACCGCCGCCGCCCTCCTCGCCGCCCACGGCGACCTCGACGGCATCCTGGCCGCAGCCGAGCGAGGAGAGGGCATGACGGCTGGCGTGCGCGCGAAGATCGCAGCTGCTTCGGACTACCTCGCCGTCGCCCCGCAGGTGGTGCGGGTCGTGCGCGACCTCGAGCTGGGACCCGTCGATGCGCGCATCCGCGCGACCGGGCAGGATGTCGTCGACGACCTCGCCGCTCGCTGGGCACTCGGCACCGCGGCGACGCGGGCGGCGAAGGCCCTGCGCGCCCGCGCTTGA
- the coaE gene encoding dephospho-CoA kinase, producing the protein MPLIALTGGIASGKSTIARRLEEHGAVVIDADAIVRDVQRPGSEVLERIAAEFGAQVLAPSGELDRAALAAVVFSDAAARERLNAIVHPAVRSESQRRFDAALAAQEDAVVVYDVPLLVEARVDDPWDLIVVAHAPAAVRADRLQRLRGMTAAQAADRIAAQVPDEQRLAIADVVIDTSGSLDDTTAQTDALWRRLVG; encoded by the coding sequence ATGCCCTTGATCGCACTGACCGGCGGGATCGCGTCGGGGAAGTCCACCATCGCCCGTCGTCTCGAGGAGCACGGCGCGGTCGTCATCGACGCGGACGCGATCGTGCGCGACGTGCAGCGGCCCGGTTCCGAGGTGCTCGAGCGCATCGCCGCGGAGTTCGGCGCGCAGGTGCTGGCGCCGTCGGGGGAGCTCGACCGTGCGGCGCTCGCCGCGGTCGTGTTCTCGGATGCCGCCGCGCGCGAGCGGCTCAACGCGATCGTCCATCCGGCCGTGCGGTCCGAGTCGCAAAGACGCTTCGATGCGGCGCTCGCGGCACAGGAGGATGCTGTGGTCGTCTACGACGTGCCGCTGCTGGTGGAAGCACGCGTCGACGATCCCTGGGATCTCATCGTCGTGGCGCACGCTCCCGCAGCGGTGCGCGCGGACCGGCTGCAGCGGCTGCGCGGGATGACCGCGGCGCAAGCGGCGGACCGCATCGCCGCCCAGGTCCCGGATGAGCAGCGCCTGGCGATCGCGGACGTCGTCATCGACACCTCCGGCTCCCTCGACGACACGACGGCGCAGACGGACGCCCTGTGGCGGCGGCTCGTCGGGTGA
- a CDS encoding histidine kinase dimerization/phospho-acceptor domain-containing protein, with protein MDIEAPERTRATYVLPHSARWIDAVLSDGDRARSAMLNQIVITSVVLIVALVGLAVGFRGDSGLFFLAVTGVFVLTAVAIIVPWASIPPLWLAAIPIGDILVIALMRIAEPTGGFGLLWVFPVIWLASGFGTAGWISGIVLSLAAYAVVDLITRVTPSSFGFVLLPLLLIAVGTSTYLSSRRASAQRLLLDRQAAVLTQSLERARRHEQVLTEALDRVDFGVARIETDGSASIINDAHARLLRGSRSNAAAEVFTADGSAPVAPDDHPMARVRRGEAFTDARIQVGSGEGRRVLSVSSRRVIEPDGRDSGAVVVTRDVTAETDASRERDALVSSVSHELRTPLTSILGYLELAMDTPGVPEAALENLRVADRNADQLLSLVGDVLAASSQSRSAAQVTVAPEDVDLAEHVNAAVESILVSASERGIAIDVSRVEPARAYAPTPCESDRSSTTCSRTR; from the coding sequence ATGGACATCGAAGCGCCCGAGCGCACGCGAGCGACCTATGTCCTGCCGCACTCGGCGCGCTGGATCGACGCTGTCCTGAGCGACGGCGACCGGGCACGATCGGCGATGCTGAACCAGATCGTCATCACGAGTGTCGTGCTCATCGTCGCTCTCGTCGGCCTCGCGGTCGGCTTCCGGGGCGACTCCGGTCTGTTCTTCCTCGCCGTCACCGGCGTCTTCGTGCTGACGGCGGTTGCCATCATCGTGCCGTGGGCGAGCATCCCGCCCCTCTGGCTCGCGGCCATCCCCATCGGCGACATCCTGGTGATCGCCCTCATGCGCATCGCGGAGCCCACGGGCGGGTTCGGTCTCCTCTGGGTGTTCCCGGTGATCTGGCTGGCGAGCGGGTTCGGCACCGCGGGCTGGATCAGCGGCATCGTCCTCTCGCTGGCGGCATACGCCGTCGTCGACCTCATCACCCGCGTGACGCCCTCCTCGTTCGGATTCGTTCTGCTGCCGCTGCTGCTGATCGCCGTGGGCACGTCGACGTATCTGAGCAGCCGCCGAGCGAGTGCCCAGCGGCTGCTGCTCGATCGGCAGGCCGCCGTGCTGACGCAGTCGCTCGAGCGCGCTCGACGCCACGAGCAGGTTCTGACGGAGGCCCTCGACCGCGTGGACTTCGGCGTCGCGCGCATCGAGACCGACGGGTCCGCCTCGATCATCAACGACGCCCACGCGCGCCTGCTGCGCGGCTCGCGTTCCAACGCGGCGGCGGAGGTGTTCACGGCCGACGGGTCGGCTCCGGTGGCCCCGGACGATCATCCGATGGCCCGGGTGCGTCGCGGTGAGGCGTTCACGGATGCGCGCATCCAGGTCGGCAGCGGTGAAGGTCGTCGCGTCCTGAGCGTCTCGTCCCGGCGCGTCATCGAGCCCGACGGTCGCGACTCCGGAGCCGTCGTCGTCACACGCGACGTCACCGCCGAGACCGATGCTTCGCGCGAGCGCGACGCTCTCGTGTCGTCCGTGTCGCACGAATTGCGCACGCCGCTCACCTCCATCCTCGGGTATCTCGAGCTCGCGATGGACACACCGGGGGTCCCCGAGGCGGCGCTCGAGAACCTGCGCGTGGCGGACCGCAACGCCGATCAGCTGCTGAGCCTCGTCGGAGACGTCCTGGCGGCCTCGAGCCAGAGCCGGTCCGCCGCCCAGGTCACGGTGGCGCCCGAGGACGTCGATCTGGCCGAACACGTCAACGCCGCGGTCGAGTCGATCCTGGTGAGCGCCAGCGAGCGCGGGATCGCCATCGACGTATCCCGTGTCGAACCCGCGCGCGCCTACGCCCCGACCCCGTGCGAATCCGACAGGTCCTCGACAACCTGCTCTCGAACGCGGTGA
- a CDS encoding YchJ family protein, which yields MSFGEATTRGRPSGAASCPCGSGARFSACCGPLLDGAAADTAEQLMRSRYTAFALRDEPYLARTWHPATRPRALDLDPAMRWIGLTIERARGGADDDTGVVEFRARWRAGSAGGELHEVSRFERRRGRWVYVDGITDETPA from the coding sequence ATGTCGTTCGGTGAGGCGACGACCAGGGGGCGGCCGAGCGGCGCGGCATCCTGTCCCTGCGGGAGCGGCGCTCGATTCTCGGCCTGCTGCGGCCCACTGCTCGATGGCGCCGCCGCGGACACTGCGGAACAGCTCATGCGTTCGCGGTACACCGCGTTCGCATTGCGGGACGAACCGTACCTGGCGCGCACGTGGCACCCGGCGACGCGACCTCGCGCCTTGGATCTCGACCCCGCGATGCGATGGATCGGATTGACGATCGAGCGAGCACGTGGCGGGGCCGACGACGACACGGGGGTGGTGGAGTTTCGGGCGCGGTGGCGGGCGGGCAGCGCCGGTGGAGAGCTCCACGAGGTGAGCCGATTCGAACGGCGACGCGGCCGCTGGGTGTACGTGGACGGAATCACGGACGAGACCCCGGCGTGA